Proteins from a single region of Chryseobacterium sp. W4I1:
- a CDS encoding Crp/Fnr family transcriptional regulator: MVNNQFIIGKFGFLGQDFLKELHANAVITDIKAKTEIIREGQKNKYVPFLIKGSIKVFTLNDGRELIYYYIKPNDSCLMTFSSIFTDYTSRIYAVAEEESEVILIPVSVIHEWLIRFPEINKIFYHEYDKRFIDVMNMVNDAVFHRLDKRVLNYIRQQISITGNNPLKITHREIASNLGTSREVVSRVLKKIENEGEILQTKEGIKIPVNENVSPI; the protein is encoded by the coding sequence ATGGTAAATAATCAATTCATTATTGGGAAATTTGGATTCTTGGGTCAGGATTTCCTAAAAGAGCTGCATGCTAATGCAGTGATCACTGATATAAAGGCAAAAACTGAAATTATCAGGGAGGGACAAAAAAATAAATATGTACCTTTTCTGATCAAAGGTTCCATCAAAGTTTTTACCCTTAATGACGGAAGAGAGCTCATCTATTATTATATAAAGCCGAATGACAGCTGCCTGATGACCTTTTCCTCAATTTTTACAGATTATACAAGCAGAATATATGCTGTTGCAGAAGAAGAATCAGAAGTTATCCTGATCCCCGTTTCTGTGATACATGAGTGGCTCATTCGTTTTCCTGAGATCAACAAAATATTTTATCATGAATATGATAAGCGATTTATAGATGTGATGAATATGGTCAATGATGCCGTATTCCACAGGTTGGATAAGAGAGTGCTGAACTATATCCGGCAGCAGATTTCCATTACAGGAAACAATCCTCTAAAGATTACACACCGCGAAATAGCCAGTAATTTGGGTACATCCAGAGAAGTTGTAAGCAGAGTTTTAAAAAAGATTGAAAATGAAGGTGAGATTTTACAAACCAAAGAAGGGATCAAAATTCCTGTAAATGAAAATGTTAGCCCTATCTAA